Part of the Candidatus Methanogranum gryphiswaldense genome, AGCTTTCTCTACTTAAAAAACAGGTCCGCACGATGTACGATTCCTCTGAATTCTTTCACAATAAGATGAAAGAGGCCGGACTTACACCTGACGATATCAAAGATTTCGATGATTTCAGAAAAGTTCCCTTCATGAAAAAGACCGATCTGAGAGACAATTACCCAGACAAACTTTTTGTAAAACCCTACGAAGAGATCGTCAGGGTACATGTGTCATCAGGAACCACCGGACGTCCAACTATCGTAGGATACACACAGAAAGATCTGGATGATTGGTCCGAATGTCTCGCAAGAGGCATGATAGCATTCGGAATGACAAAAAAAGACATGCTGCAGAACTTTCACGGATATGGTCTTTTCACTGGAGGGCTAGGCGTTCATTACGGAGCGGAGCGCATAGGTGCCACCGTTTTGCCCATTGGTACAGGCAACACCGACAGACAGATACAGATGATGCATGACCTTCCTGTGACAGTTGTAGCAGGAACTCCTTCGTATATGTTCCACATAGCAGATATTTGTGAAAGCAGGAATATCAACATACATCAAGACACGAAGGTCAGATTGGCCATTGCAGGCGGCGAACCTTGGTCAGAGAGTATGAGAAAAAAGCTTCAGGACCGTACAGGCATGAAGGTCCATAATTGTTATGGGGCAAGCGAATTCTATGGGCCCTGTTTCCTTGAATGCGATCAACAGTGTGGGTCTCATGTATGGGCAGATTACTGCTACATAGAGATCCTTGACAAGAACGGCGAAATCTGCGCCGATGGAGAAGAAGGAGACCTGGTTGTCACAATGTTACAAAAAGAGGCCTTCCCGCTCATCAGGTACAAGATAGGAGATGTAACCTCCTTGACATGGGAAAAATGTGCATGTGGAAGGACACATCCCAGAATAGGAAGGATATCTGGAAGATCCGATGACATGCTAGTAGTAAGAGGCATCAATGTGTTTCCGTCTCAAATCGAGGCAGTTGTGGGTGAATTCAAGTTCCTCAGTCCATTCTATCATATAACACTGACAAATGCCAATTACATGGATGACATAGTCATAGAAATTGAGATGGAAGAAAAATGCCTTACAGATGATATGACAGAACTGACATCAATGACCAAACAGGTCGAATCGAGGCTAAAAGATATCCTTAATTTGAAGACGAACGTCAAACTCGTACTACCAGGAGCACTCGAGCGGTTCGAGGGTAAAGCGAAGCATGTCACAGATAAAAGAAATTATGATTGAACCTTTGTAACATGCCATCAATAGAATGATGGCTAAAAGGTTCAGGTCATTTTGCCGATGAACATACTGATCTTATCATCATATTTTCCATCAAGGATCTCATCTCTTTTTGCAAATGGGATCCTTACCATACCACAATAATCCAAATTGAAATATTCACAAAAATCGACAAATCCTGTGATAGCACTATCGGCACATTCAGATCCGTCGCCGAGCGTCACCGCGATTGCCATTTTCTTACCCTTTATATCATTGCGAGTCTCAGGCTTTAATGCGTGAAGACGATTTAAAAATGCAAGGGTGCACGGCGTCAATTGATACATGTATATCGGACTTGCTACGATCACAAGATCTGCATCCAAGAATTTCGCATACAACTCCGACATGTCATCCTTTATGACACAATGACCTTTGACAACATTTGAACTGCAACATCCGCAATTAGAACATCCCTTGATCTGTTTATCAAACAGAGTAACGATCTTTGGACCTTCAGCACAAGTCTCGAATCCCTTAACTATTTTGTCAACGAGAGCAGACGTATTTCCATCTTTTCTCGGAGAACCGTTAAAAACTATGACCTTCATGAACAAAAAAAAACATTATTCATATAAAAGCATATAGAATGATTTAATTGCCCGGCCGAAGCCGGGCTATGAATTTAACTTTTATCAGATGTCTCTGAAGCAAACTGAATACTGCATCTTTTTCGCGCCGAAATATTTCTTCACGAACTCTGCGGTCTTCTCCGGGGGGAACTGCTTACAGGAGAATACATCGATGAACGCTCTATCTGTATCCTCTGCAAAGTGCCCTGAGATCTGAGATGTCTCTATCAACTGGACAAGGGAATATCCCTGGACCTTTGGTGAATCTCCGAAGAAAACTACCATCGGCTCTCCGTATCTCTTCATGTCTATGTATTTGGCCAGATCTATGGCAAACTGGGTGATGTGCTCTTTGGAAGAGATCTTGTGGTGGTCACACTCGCCGAGGTCAATACTGACCGCGAGGCCCCAAAGTTTCTCTTCATTGTATTTCTTCATTGCTGCCTCATCCGATATGAGGGCGCCTGCAAAGGGACTCATTGTGTACATTGATTCCACCTCACAAGAAAATTTCTTGTTGAACTTGTGATTTGATAGCAGTATTTCAAGTATTCTCTTCGATATATATCGATTTGTCTCATACTGGATAAATAAATACCGTAAGTGTCCCATATGGGATTTACAAAAGTAAAATCGAGTAGATTCCTGATGAATTGGTCTCCGGCCCCATATCGATTTAATACTATCAAGAATATGCATAAGCTGGCGGTTGGTATGGGTTCCAAAGTATACTTTACTGATATGCATACAGAATTCAATGATGGCCTTCTCGAAAAATTAGAAAGACTAACAGTAAAAGCTGGTCTTGAAGAGATCGATATGGAAAGAAAATTCGTAGCGATCAAACTGCATTTCGGAGAATATGGTAATCTTTCATACCTAAGACCCAATTATGTGAAGGTCATTGGCGACATAGTGAGAAAAAAAGGCGGGACACCTTTCATGACCGATTGCAGTACACTCTATGTCGGAATGAGGAAAAACGGTGTGGACCATCTCAGAAATGCTGAACTTAACGGATTTAATTCTGTGACTACCGGTTGCCAGACGCTTATTGGCGACGGACTTAAAGGAACAGATGATATTGAGGTCCTGATCAAAGACGGAATATATTTCAAAAAAGCCAAGATAGGCCGTACTGTCGCTGACGCAGACGTTATAATTTCACTCAACCATTTCAAATGTCACGAACTTACCGGTGTTGGCGGTGCACTGAAGAATCTTGGTATGGGTTGTGCATCCAAGAGAGGGAAGATGGAACTCCACTCATCTGGAAAGCCTACTGTTGATAAAGTCAATTGCAGAGGATGCAAAAAATGTTTCACTGTATGCGCACAAAACGCTATAGAATTGGTAAACAAATTGGCAAGGATCTCCCATGACAAATGTGTCGGATGTGGGAGATGTATAGCAATATGTCCGTTTGATGCCATTGCTGTTGTTAATGACGATAATTCCGACCTTGTAAACTGCAAAATCGTAGAATATGCAAAAGCAGTAATAGATGGAAAACCGAACTTTCACATATCGATGGTGACGGATGTTTCCCCCTACTGTGACTGTCACTCTGAAAATGATGTACCTGTGATCCCTAACTTAGGAATATTTGCATCTGCAGACCCTGTTGCTTTAGATAAAGCATGCATTGAAATGGCACAAAAACAACCAATAATGCCAGGTAGTAAACTCGATCTTGCATGCAACGGTAAGAAGACGAGCGACATATTCGTTTCAACCAATCCTAACACGCGCTGGCAATCAAACTTTGAGCATGCCGAAAAGATTGGAATGGGAAATGGGGATTACGAGATCATAATGGTGAAATGATGTTTGAATCTGGGATCTTGGAGGTGTGTATGCTGCTTTGTTTTGCAGCAGCCTGGCCTGTATCCATAAACAAATCTTTTCACACCCGTACTGCAACCGGTAAAAGCCTAGGATTCATGCTGATATTGGAAGTTGGATACGTATTCGGCATAGCAAACAAATTCGCCATAGATCAAGTCAATTATGTTGTATTTTTCTACGTTCTGAACATAACGCTTGTATCAATAGATGTAGCCTTATGGTTCAGGAACCACAAATTTGATAAATTGAGAGAAGCAGGACAATCGGTTGATTAAATAAACAAAGATTGCTAAATTAAATGCAATCTGGTGTCAGTAAAATACAATTAATTATGAGAACTATCGATAAATAATCGATAGAGGATTTGATGTCGCACGGATATTGTTGTAAAATTCAAATGAACTCTCATGCATACCACAACGGTGCAACCCATTTCTTGTAAACATCGTAATTCGGTCATAATCAGGACCATCTGCGCGACTGATTTTCAAAAAAAGAAATGATATGGTCAAAATAGCCCAACCAGCGACGAAGATATTATAATAAGCGGAGGAATAGGGGGAGAACATGTCGGTTCCGCAGAATGTCATCGATAAAGCCAATACCGGTGACATCAACTCATGCTTCGAGTTGGGTCAGATGTACGCCTTAGGTAAGGACACAAATGTCGATGAAATGGAAGCCTTCAAATGGTACATGAAGGCCGCGACCCTTGGACACACCCTATCTGAATATGTTATAGGCCTATGTTATGAAAAGGGCATTGCGGTCAAAAAAGATACACATGAAGCCATAATATGGTATTCTAAAGCTGCCTTGAAAGCAAATGAGGATGCGTCCTCTGCACTTGAAAGACTACTTGAAGATTCCTCTGTTCCTACGGATAAAAGACTATTCAATTATTATAAGAAAAAGGCCGAAGACGGCTGCCCCAGTTCAAAATACATGCTAGGCCTTTTCTATAACAGTGGCATCGGTACGGATTTCGATGCTGGAAAAGCATTCAAGATGTTCTCTGAATCCTCAGATATGGGGAATATGGATGCTCTCTGTATGAAAGGACTTTGTATATTGAGGGGGACAGGTACCGACCGTGACAGAACAAAGGGAGCTAGCATACTTGTCGAAGCAGCTGACAAAGGTTCTATCAATGCAAAATGCGAACTCGGCAGATGCTATGAACATGGGATCGGTGTTGAAAGAGATCCCAAGGCCGCATTCGATATTTATGCCAGGATGGCTGACATCGGCATCTCTATCGGACAGTATAATCTTGGCAGATGTTACATGGACGGCATATCTGTTCTAATTGACCCGATATATTCACACAGCTGGTATTCAGTAGCATTCAACAATGGATGCGTTCATGGTGAACTTGGCATGGCCAGATGTTACATGGGCGGTATCGGTGTTGAAAGAGACAAGAAAAAAGGATTAGAGCTTCTCCAATCTGCATCTGAAAAAGGATGCACAGATGCCATGGTCATGCTTGCTCAACTTTATTCCAAAGGAAAAGCGGTGAAAATGGATGCAAAACTTTCTGCAGAGTTATTCAAAAAAGCGGCAGACCTAGGGGACCCCTATGCAGAATTCATAACCGGAGAAAATTACCTTAATGGGAATGGTATGAGAACCAACCCCACCAAAGCAGCATACTACTATGAAAGAGCGGCAGAACACGGACATTCTGTATCCTGCCATATGATAGGTAACATGTATCTATCAGGCAACGGCGTGGAAAAGAATGAGGCAAAAGGATTTGCATGGTGCAGCAGATCGATGGAAGACGGATACAATAAATCGCAATTTGTGATCGCTGAATGCTATGCCAGAGGTAAAGGCGTTAAAAAAGATTTGAAGAAGGCCTTCGAGATACATTCCATCCTAGGAGACAAAGGCTATGCAAAATCACAACTTTTTGTGGCAAATTGTTTTATGGAAGGCATAGCGATTGATAAAAATGAGAAAAAAGCGTTCGAATGGTACATGAAAGGCGCCGAAAATGAGAACGTCATCTGTCAATATTTTGTAGGATACTGCTACGCTAACGGCATCGGTACGAAAGCCGATGAACAAAAAGCGATCATATGGTACACAAGAGCTGCTGAAAGAGGGCACACTGTATCCAAAGAGATCATAGAGAATTATACTGGAAAGAAAGTAATAATAAAGGGAGACGGCACACCGTTCGAATCCTACCTGTTCTCGGCAGAGAATGGAGACCCTGAATCCATGTTCATAATAGCAAGATATTATGAAGAAGGCATAAACACCGAAAAGAACTTGCAGGAAGCAAAAAAATGGTACAACAAAGCTGCTTCGCTCGGACACTTCGGCTCTAAAAAAGCACTACTGCGCATAAGAACTACAAAAGCAGGAAGTAATCCTTGAAACAAGGAAAAAGGTTTACTTCATCATGAAGTAGGTAACCGCAATAGCTGCTACCACAATAATGAAGGCGATTGCAGGGAATGCGGATACAAACTTATCCTCACCTGTTTTCGTCTTGATCTTATCTGCCATAAGGAAGCAAATAGCTGAATAGAATATAAACTTAGAGTATATTGGGAGAACATGAACGTGAGGACATTCATCTCCTTACCTGTACCTGCGAACGAAAATATCGTCCAGCTTTTGAATGAACTGAAATGTTCAAAGAACATTAAGGTCGCATCAGAAAATAATATACACATGACACTTTGTTTCATAGGCGATATCGATGAAGAGAAGATCGAAATCGTAAAAGAATGTGTCAATCGGTCTGTTATTGGAATAAACAGTTCCTCTATTGAACTTAAAGGATTGGGTGCATTTCCAAACATCACGGATCCAAAGATCATATGGGTTGGTCTGAGGTCGGATATTCCATTGAAAAAGATATCGGATTCAATAGGAAGAGAATTGGATGCCGTTAATATAGAACATGATCACAAACCTTTCAAACCACATATCACCCTAGGAAGGATATCTGGGCATTCAGATATTTCGATAACACTAAAAAAATATGCAGATATGCCATTTGGTGCCATATATTGTGACCGTGTCTTGATAATGAAAAGCGAACTCCTTCCATCCGGCGCAAGATACACAATATTGGATTCGATAAAATTACAGTAATTACACTAACTGTACTTTTTCTGTTTTATACTTCATCAAAAAGAACACTGTTCATGAGAAAAATAAAAAATCTCACCAAATTGAACAATGACAAAAGAGGAAGTATTGAAGGATTACCGCTCCAATTGATGATCGTGATACTCATTGCAACAATGGGCACTGCGATACTGATGGGATGGATGAGCAATATCGACACTCCGAATTCCATTGGTTCTGTGGACATAGTCTCAAATGATATCAATCTGAATGGAAGTAATTACACAGAAAGCGGTCATGTCGAAATATACGTAACAGACCAGGACGGAAATCCTCTAAATGGAGCAACCGTCGTCCTTTCTGGCCTTGGAGTTTGCGACAAAGAAGGCAGTACTGCGTACGGTACCACGGATGCGCAGGGACATATCGCATTCGATGATCTCAAAATAACCATGAGAGGTTCGAACATCGGTTTCATTACTGTCAATGTGTCAATGTCGGATTACGGTGAAGATAATTCTGCTAGAGTAGCGGTGATCGCATGAAAACGGACAGGAAGGCCATGATCGGTTTCCCGATGAGACTGGCCATTGCCTTCCTAATTCTCTCGGTCTCTGTACCCATACTTTCTGAACTGGTAGATGACATTGAGAACGACAACTCAGTAATGGCCGCATCCAATGAAGCAGAAAAGATATCTGATGCAATAACTAGAACATATTACGCAGGTGTCGGAGGAAGCTGCACGGTAGATGTTGATATCGGGTCTGACTGTTATCTAAGCATAGGGGGAAAGGATTCTTTCGCCTACACGATCGGTATCTTCCTGGGAGATGTTGAAAAAGAACGTATCTATTTACAAAGACCAACGGTGCAGATATTCGGAGACAGAGTGGACATCAGCGGACATACGACACTGTCTGTCGAATGTGTAAGGATCAACGGAGAATATGGGGTGGAGGTGAACATAGTTGATTGAATTCACTCTTTCTCGTGTTTCCATGATCGTATGTGGACTTATCCTTCTTGCCGCGATAATCGTTCCCGTAACCAACACATACGATTCGATGAAAGAAGATGATCTCATGGAAGTATCAGATAATGTGGCCGTGATGCTCGACTCATTCTGGAACTCTGAAGCGGATGTAATGTATCTCCGTGGCTGGGATATCCTACCAGATCCAGAATGTGGACTTCTATTGAACGGTCATGATGTCATCTTAACAAAAAACGGAAAAGAATATCGTTCGTTGATGGAACACTCCACTGAAAGATTTACCATGTCATTCAATGACGTATTGAATATCGAACGCTGCGAAAATGGATTAAAGATCACTTATCAATGATTACCGAACTGCTCTGCGATCTTTTTGACCGCAACGACGAATCTGGAGATGTCCTCTTCATTGTTGTAAAGGTAGGTGGATGCACGTGCACTCCCTTTTATTCCACGAGACTCGAAGAAGGGATGTGCGCAGTGCATACCGGATCTTATCATTATGCCGTCAATATTATCCAGCATCATGGCAACATCATGAGATATCAACCCATCGATATTGAATGAGAATGTCCCACATCTCCTCTTTGGATCCGTCGGACCGACAATTTGTATGCCGTTGACGTCCTTGAGTCCATCGAATATCGCCCGCATCAGCATCTTCTCGTGAGAAACGATATTATCAAAACCTACTTTATGTAAATATTCCAATGCGGCATTGGTACCAAATATTCCTGCATAATCCTGGAGTCCTGCCTCGAATCTATCCGGCATAGGTGCCAGATCCACATGATCGTATGTGGTGCGTCCTACCGCGCCCCCGCCGAAGAAAAGAGGACGTACTTTTTCAAGACTCTCTCTTTTACCGTACAGTACTCCCATACCAGAAGGCCCCAGCATCTTATGGATGGACATTGAGTAAAAATCCACATCCAGTCTTTTGAGATCTACTTTAAAATGCGGAGCGGCCTGTGAACCGTCAATAAGGACCATTGCTCCGTAATCATGAGCTATATCGACGATCTCTTTGACAGGAACGACACAGCCAGTAACATTACTGCAATGCTGGATCGATACAAGTTTGACATCATGACACATCTGTTCAGTGTAAGAGTTAATATCGAATTCACCGTCATCATCGGATGTCGATATCCGTCTCCTTATGCCGATCGTGTCCGCCAGCATGATCCATGGAACACTGTTCGAATTGTGTTCCGTATCCAGTGTTACTACTGCGTCACCACTTTTCAATCCCAGACCATAGGCCACAGTATTGATGCCTTCCGTACAGTTCCTGGTGAAAACATAACAATCCGGGTCCTCTGTACCGAAGAAAGATGCCAATCTTTCCCTGGTCTCATCGATCCTTACCGACACAGCGGTTGCCATACTATGGACGCTGCGTCCGCCACATGTCGGATATTCGGTATAATATTCCATGACCGCGTCTATCACGCTGTCAGGCCTAAGGGACTGACAAGCACTGTCCAGATAAACCCCCTTGCCTTTCCTCATCGTAGGAAAATCATTACGGACATCGGGCATGCTCATTATATTTGCTCATGCCTTGGAAGTATTTTAATCAAGTATGTTATACTAGGGTCGTTATGACACTTGAGACCTCCATAGGAAAAGTGAAATTGAGAAGACCTGGAATGGTCGCATCAGGCATCATGGATGAAACGGGACCATCGATGGTACGCATGATAGCATCGGGAGCAGGGGCCGTGGTGACCAAATCCATAGGTTTAGAACCAAAGGCCGGACATCCCAATCCCTGTTTCACGGAGATCAAGAGTGGATTCGTCAATGCGATGGGTCTGCCCAATCCAGGCATTGAACTTTTCAAGGAAGAGATGGAAATCGCCATCAAAGCAGGACCTATAATAGGCTCCATATACGGAGCAAATGCTGAAGAATTCGCAAAATTAGCTGGAAAAATGGAAGATTACGGCGCTGTGGCTGTAGAATTGAATCTGTCCTGCCCCCATGCAAAAGGATATGGGATGGAGCTTGGAACAGATCCGGTCATTGTTAAGACAATTGTCAGTGCCGTCAAAAATGCCGTAAGCATACCTGTGTGGTCCAAACTCACACCGAACACGCAATCCATCGCTAATATCGGTGTCGCCGTTCAGGATGCAGGCGGAGATGCCGTTGTGGCGATCAATACCCTGAAAGCGATGGTCATATCTCCCGAAATGAGAAGGCCTGTCCTCAGCAACAAGTTCGGAGGATTGTCTGGACCTGCAGTAAGGGCTGTAGGAGTTAGGGCTGTATACGATCTATACGCAGTGTTGGATATACCTATCATAGGGGTCGGAGGGATCTATGATGCCCATGATGCATTACAATACATAATGGCGGGTGCTAGCGGATTCCAGATCGGAAGCGCGATCGCGAAGAACGGTCCAAATGTTTTTGAAACAATTAACAAAAACCTGGAAAGATTCATGATAGATTATGATTACAGATCGATTAACGATATGGTAGGTGTTGCCAATGAGTAATTATGCCAAGATTATTGGAATTAATATCGAGTCATACGATACAAAAACACTGGAATTCCAATGGGACGAGAAAGCCCAACCTGGGCAATTCGCAATGGTCTGGGTACCTGGAATGGAAGAAATCCCAATGTCCCTTTCAAAGACTGGCAGGATAAAAAGCATAACCGTAAAAGGAATCGGAGATTCCACAAGAAGATTGCACGAACTTTCCATCGGAGATACTTTACGGCTAAGAGGACCTTACGGTAATGGTTACGACCTGAGAAAGGGGAAAAAATATCTGATCGTCGGAGGAGGTGTAGGAGTTGCCTCCATAATACCTGCAGTCAAAGAAACAGGTGCAGACACGATAATCGGAGCACGTACTGACAAAGATATCATAATGGACGATATCGCTCACAAATACACAACCAATACGTGGGTCTCCACAGATGACGGAAGCAGAGGGTTCCATGGCAATGCCGTTCAACTTATGAAAGAGAAATGCAAGGAGAATCACTACGACTGCGTGATAGCATGCGGTCCGGAGATCATGCTGTATTTCCTGTACAAGGCATGCGAGGAATTAGGGATCGATTGCCAACTCTCTCTAGAAAGACATATGAAGTGCGGTTCCGGAGTCTGCGGATGCTGCGTCATCGATGACCAACGTGTTTGCAAGGACGGCCCGGTATTCACAATGGAACAAATCTCGAAAATGAAAGATTTTGG contains:
- a CDS encoding phenylacetate--CoA ligase, translating into MPREELQKLQLSLLKKQVRTMYDSSEFFHNKMKEAGLTPDDIKDFDDFRKVPFMKKTDLRDNYPDKLFVKPYEEIVRVHVSSGTTGRPTIVGYTQKDLDDWSECLARGMIAFGMTKKDMLQNFHGYGLFTGGLGVHYGAERIGATVLPIGTGNTDRQIQMMHDLPVTVVAGTPSYMFHIADICESRNINIHQDTKVRLAIAGGEPWSESMRKKLQDRTGMKVHNCYGASEFYGPCFLECDQQCGSHVWADYCYIEILDKNGEICADGEEGDLVVTMLQKEAFPLIRYKIGDVTSLTWEKCACGRTHPRIGRISGRSDDMLVVRGINVFPSQIEAVVGEFKFLSPFYHITLTNANYMDDIVIEIEMEEKCLTDDMTELTSMTKQVESRLKDILNLKTNVKLVLPGALERFEGKAKHVTDKRNYD
- a CDS encoding flavodoxin family protein — encoded protein: MKVIVFNGSPRKDGNTSALVDKIVKGFETCAEGPKIVTLFDKQIKGCSNCGCCSSNVVKGHCVIKDDMSELYAKFLDADLVIVASPIYMYQLTPCTLAFLNRLHALKPETRNDIKGKKMAIAVTLGDGSECADSAITGFVDFCEYFNLDYCGMVRIPFAKRDEILDGKYDDKISMFIGKMT
- a CDS encoding S-adenosylmethionine decarboxylase — its product is MSPFAGALISDEAAMKKYNEEKLWGLAVSIDLGECDHHKISSKEHITQFAIDLAKYIDMKRYGEPMVVFFGDSPKVQGYSLVQLIETSQISGHFAEDTDRAFIDVFSCKQFPPEKTAEFVKKYFGAKKMQYSVCFRDI
- a CDS encoding DUF362 domain-containing protein, whose protein sequence is MHKLAVGMGSKVYFTDMHTEFNDGLLEKLERLTVKAGLEEIDMERKFVAIKLHFGEYGNLSYLRPNYVKVIGDIVRKKGGTPFMTDCSTLYVGMRKNGVDHLRNAELNGFNSVTTGCQTLIGDGLKGTDDIEVLIKDGIYFKKAKIGRTVADADVIISLNHFKCHELTGVGGALKNLGMGCASKRGKMELHSSGKPTVDKVNCRGCKKCFTVCAQNAIELVNKLARISHDKCVGCGRCIAICPFDAIAVVNDDNSDLVNCKIVEYAKAVIDGKPNFHISMVTDVSPYCDCHSENDVPVIPNLGIFASADPVALDKACIEMAQKQPIMPGSKLDLACNGKKTSDIFVSTNPNTRWQSNFEHAEKIGMGNGDYEIIMVK
- a CDS encoding sel1 repeat family protein, whose translation is MSVPQNVIDKANTGDINSCFELGQMYALGKDTNVDEMEAFKWYMKAATLGHTLSEYVIGLCYEKGIAVKKDTHEAIIWYSKAALKANEDASSALERLLEDSSVPTDKRLFNYYKKKAEDGCPSSKYMLGLFYNSGIGTDFDAGKAFKMFSESSDMGNMDALCMKGLCILRGTGTDRDRTKGASILVEAADKGSINAKCELGRCYEHGIGVERDPKAAFDIYARMADIGISIGQYNLGRCYMDGISVLIDPIYSHSWYSVAFNNGCVHGELGMARCYMGGIGVERDKKKGLELLQSASEKGCTDAMVMLAQLYSKGKAVKMDAKLSAELFKKAADLGDPYAEFITGENYLNGNGMRTNPTKAAYYYERAAEHGHSVSCHMIGNMYLSGNGVEKNEAKGFAWCSRSMEDGYNKSQFVIAECYARGKGVKKDLKKAFEIHSILGDKGYAKSQLFVANCFMEGIAIDKNEKKAFEWYMKGAENENVICQYFVGYCYANGIGTKADEQKAIIWYTRAAERGHTVSKEIIENYTGKKVIIKGDGTPFESYLFSAENGDPESMFIIARYYEEGINTEKNLQEAKKWYNKAASLGHFGSKKALLRIRTTKAGSNP
- the thpR gene encoding RNA 2',3'-cyclic phosphodiesterase, translating into MNVRTFISLPVPANENIVQLLNELKCSKNIKVASENNIHMTLCFIGDIDEEKIEIVKECVNRSVIGINSSSIELKGLGAFPNITDPKIIWVGLRSDIPLKKISDSIGRELDAVNIEHDHKPFKPHITLGRISGHSDISITLKKYADMPFGAIYCDRVLIMKSELLPSGARYTILDSIKLQ
- a CDS encoding carboxypeptidase-like regulatory domain-containing protein yields the protein MRKIKNLTKLNNDKRGSIEGLPLQLMIVILIATMGTAILMGWMSNIDTPNSIGSVDIVSNDINLNGSNYTESGHVEIYVTDQDGNPLNGATVVLSGLGVCDKEGSTAYGTTDAQGHIAFDDLKITMRGSNIGFITVNVSMSDYGEDNSARVAVIA
- a CDS encoding cysteine desulfurase, whose amino-acid sequence is MSMPDVRNDFPTMRKGKGVYLDSACQSLRPDSVIDAVMEYYTEYPTCGGRSVHSMATAVSVRIDETRERLASFFGTEDPDCYVFTRNCTEGINTVAYGLGLKSGDAVVTLDTEHNSNSVPWIMLADTIGIRRRISTSDDDGEFDINSYTEQMCHDVKLVSIQHCSNVTGCVVPVKEIVDIAHDYGAMVLIDGSQAAPHFKVDLKRLDVDFYSMSIHKMLGPSGMGVLYGKRESLEKVRPLFFGGGAVGRTTYDHVDLAPMPDRFEAGLQDYAGIFGTNAALEYLHKVGFDNIVSHEKMLMRAIFDGLKDVNGIQIVGPTDPKRRCGTFSFNIDGLISHDVAMMLDNIDGIMIRSGMHCAHPFFESRGIKGSARASTYLYNNEEDISRFVVAVKKIAEQFGNH
- a CDS encoding dihydroorotate dehydrogenase produces the protein MPWKYFNQVCYTRVVMTLETSIGKVKLRRPGMVASGIMDETGPSMVRMIASGAGAVVTKSIGLEPKAGHPNPCFTEIKSGFVNAMGLPNPGIELFKEEMEIAIKAGPIIGSIYGANAEEFAKLAGKMEDYGAVAVELNLSCPHAKGYGMELGTDPVIVKTIVSAVKNAVSIPVWSKLTPNTQSIANIGVAVQDAGGDAVVAINTLKAMVISPEMRRPVLSNKFGGLSGPAVRAVGVRAVYDLYAVLDIPIIGVGGIYDAHDALQYIMAGASGFQIGSAIAKNGPNVFETINKNLERFMIDYDYRSINDMVGVANE
- a CDS encoding dihydroorotate dehydrogenase electron transfer subunit, with the translated sequence MSNYAKIIGINIESYDTKTLEFQWDEKAQPGQFAMVWVPGMEEIPMSLSKTGRIKSITVKGIGDSTRRLHELSIGDTLRLRGPYGNGYDLRKGKKYLIVGGGVGVASIIPAVKETGADTIIGARTDKDIIMDDIAHKYTTNTWVSTDDGSRGFHGNAVQLMKEKCKENHYDCVIACGPEIMLYFLYKACEELGIDCQLSLERHMKCGSGVCGCCVIDDQRVCKDGPVFTMEQISKMKDFGICKRDECGRIVKFR